A region of Bacillus cabrialesii DNA encodes the following proteins:
- a CDS encoding NtaA/DmoA family FMN-dependent monooxygenase (This protein belongs to a clade of FMN-dependent monooxygenases, within a broader family of flavin-dependent oxidoreductases, the luciferase-like monooxygenase (LMM) family, some of whose members use coenzyme F420 rather than FMN.), whose protein sequence is MSEKKQMLLGLGFTGAYGANAKAWKSEGVNVTTYPDINADIRYAQLAEKGKFQFIFVGDFPGAIPDDNREVPSMTLEPIITATAILQQTKHIGVASTVHTQWNNPFTLARQFKGIDLMSGGRIAWNAVTGSSPKVAENFGVKLMDSRSRYESHYEFVETVQHLWATWGKDALKADKETGVFADYSQVKPVHISGKHIQANGALPIPPSPQGQPVIFHSGGSPNSIAFAGRYASAMIGEVWTIEQGIATRNALRQVAIDAGRNPDEIKFIAGLMPVVANSKREAIDRHASFMDENIVQQRAFHIGMILGISFTPEDLERPIAPELLDKVKIDRYSDPRAENVLKVAREGWTLRDIIYHSVIDYHPATLGDAKETADYLTEMFESGAADGFWILPDAYETDLKRFVEEVVPILQERGVFHEDYDGETLRENLGVPYQYGVDKRLS, encoded by the coding sequence ATGTCTGAAAAAAAACAAATGTTGCTTGGTTTAGGATTTACAGGGGCATACGGTGCAAATGCTAAAGCTTGGAAAAGTGAGGGTGTCAATGTGACTACTTATCCAGATATTAATGCAGATATTCGCTATGCTCAACTTGCTGAAAAAGGTAAATTTCAATTTATATTTGTAGGTGATTTCCCTGGAGCAATACCCGATGATAACAGGGAGGTGCCATCGATGACGCTTGAACCTATCATTACTGCCACTGCAATATTACAACAAACAAAACACATTGGTGTGGCGTCAACTGTACATACTCAGTGGAATAATCCTTTTACTTTAGCACGTCAATTTAAAGGGATAGATTTAATGAGTGGTGGACGTATTGCTTGGAATGCTGTTACGGGATCAAGTCCAAAGGTAGCAGAAAACTTTGGTGTAAAACTAATGGATAGTAGATCACGTTATGAAAGTCATTATGAGTTCGTAGAAACTGTACAGCACTTATGGGCAACATGGGGAAAAGATGCTCTAAAAGCTGATAAAGAAACCGGTGTATTTGCGGATTATAGCCAAGTAAAACCTGTTCATATATCTGGTAAACATATACAGGCAAATGGAGCCTTGCCAATTCCACCTTCACCACAAGGACAACCGGTCATCTTTCACTCTGGTGGATCTCCAAATAGTATTGCGTTTGCAGGACGCTATGCGAGTGCAATGATTGGTGAAGTGTGGACGATAGAACAAGGTATTGCTACAAGAAATGCACTACGCCAGGTTGCGATAGACGCGGGTCGAAATCCAGATGAGATTAAATTTATCGCAGGACTCATGCCGGTTGTTGCAAATTCTAAACGTGAAGCAATAGATCGTCACGCAAGTTTTATGGATGAAAATATAGTACAACAACGTGCATTTCATATCGGAATGATATTAGGAATCAGCTTCACTCCTGAAGATTTAGAACGCCCGATCGCACCAGAACTTTTAGACAAGGTAAAAATCGACCGTTACTCTGATCCTCGTGCTGAGAATGTTTTAAAGGTGGCGCGTGAAGGTTGGACATTACGCGATATCATTTATCATTCTGTGATTGATTACCATCCTGCAACATTAGGTGATGCAAAAGAAACTGCGGATTACCTAACTGAAATGTTTGAAAGTGGCGCAGCAGATGGCTTTTGGATACTACCAGATGCTTATGAAACCGACTTAAAACGTTTTGTAGAAGAAGTGGTCCCTATCTTACAGGAACGTGGTGTATTCCATGAAGATTATGATGGAGAGACATTAAGAGAAAATCTTGGTGTGCCCTATCAATATGGTGTAGATAAACGATTATCTTAA
- a CDS encoding DMT family transporter, whose translation MNWVFLCLAILFEVAGTVSMKLSSGFTKLIPSMLLVIFYGGSLFFLTLTLKSIDVSVAYAVWSGMGIVLITIVGFLFFQEKVSVMKLISIGLIIAGVVSLNLIEQGTQSEPIHKSGQYK comes from the coding sequence GTGAATTGGGTATTTCTATGCTTAGCGATTCTGTTTGAAGTTGCCGGGACGGTCAGCATGAAGCTATCGTCAGGCTTTACAAAACTTATTCCAAGTATGCTGTTGGTTATCTTTTATGGCGGCAGTCTTTTCTTTTTGACGCTTACACTAAAATCAATCGATGTATCTGTTGCTTATGCTGTATGGTCAGGAATGGGAATTGTCCTGATTACAATCGTTGGTTTTTTGTTTTTTCAAGAGAAAGTCAGCGTCATGAAACTCATTTCAATCGGCTTGATTATAGCCGGTGTGGTGTCTTTAAACTTGATCGAGCAAGGAACGCAGTCTGAGCCGATACATAAAAGCGGGCAGTACAAATGA
- the azoRB gene encoding FMN-dependent NADH-azoreductase AzoRB, which produces MAKVLYITAHPHDEATSYSMATGKAFIESYKETNPNDEVVHIDLYKENIPHIDADVFSGWGKLQSGTGFEELSESEKAKVGRLGELSDQFASADKYVFVTPLWNFSFPPVMKAYLDSVAVAGKSFKYTEQGPVGLLTDKKAIHIQARGGYYSEGPAAEMEMGHRYIGIIMNFFGVPSFDGIFVEGHNAEPDKAQQIKEDAIARAKEAGKTF; this is translated from the coding sequence ATGGCAAAAGTATTGTATATCACTGCTCACCCGCATGATGAAGCAACTTCTTACAGTATGGCAACAGGTAAAGCATTTATTGAATCTTACAAAGAAACGAACCCAAATGATGAAGTTGTACATATCGATTTGTACAAAGAAAACATCCCTCACATTGACGCGGATGTATTCAGCGGCTGGGGCAAGCTTCAATCAGGCACAGGCTTTGAAGAGCTTTCTGAAAGCGAAAAAGCGAAAGTGGGACGTCTGGGAGAGCTCAGCGATCAATTTGCATCTGCTGATAAGTACGTATTCGTGACTCCTTTATGGAACTTCTCATTCCCGCCTGTGATGAAAGCGTATCTTGATTCTGTTGCAGTTGCAGGAAAATCATTCAAATACACTGAACAAGGACCTGTCGGCTTGCTGACAGATAAAAAAGCAATTCATATCCAAGCGCGCGGCGGCTACTATTCTGAAGGCCCTGCGGCTGAAATGGAAATGGGCCACCGCTACATCGGCATCATCATGAACTTCTTCGGCGTACCATCCTTCGATGGCATTTTCGTAGAGGGACATAATGCGGAGCCTGATAAAGCACAGCAAATCAAAGAAGACGCGATTGCGCGTGCGAAAGAAGCAGGAAAAACATTTTAA
- a CDS encoding YvaD family protein translates to MRYMKMFFLVTDIGFILYWLSAGFSLIPESWAFKHHEHPFMIAWNWSFFPLDILISVTGLYSLYLNRMNRADWKLMALISLVLTCCSGLQAISFWTFSRDFDLLWWLFNGYLLIYPLFFIHLLLKESHVTKQC, encoded by the coding sequence ATGAGATATATGAAAATGTTTTTTCTCGTGACTGATATCGGTTTTATCTTGTACTGGCTGTCAGCCGGGTTTTCGCTGATACCGGAGAGCTGGGCATTTAAACATCATGAACATCCATTTATGATCGCCTGGAACTGGTCTTTTTTCCCGCTGGATATCCTGATCTCTGTCACAGGATTGTACAGCTTGTATTTGAATCGGATGAATCGTGCTGACTGGAAGCTGATGGCGCTGATATCTCTTGTGCTGACCTGTTGTTCAGGCCTGCAGGCGATATCGTTTTGGACTTTCAGCCGGGACTTTGATCTTCTTTGGTGGCTGTTTAATGGCTATCTATTGATTTATCCTTTATTTTTTATTCATCTCCTCTTAAAGGAGAGTCATGTAACAAAGCAGTGCTGA
- a CDS encoding SDR family NAD(P)-dependent oxidoreductase, whose product MKLNLQGKTALVTGSTSGIGKAIASSLAEEGAAVIINGRREEKVNQTIDELKTQHAEAALYPAAFDLGTEEGCNELFQAYPEVDILVNNLGIFEPAEYFDIPDDEWFRFFEVNIMSGVRLTRKYLHNMIEKKEGRVIFIASEAAIMPSQEMAHYSATKTMQLSISRSLAELTTGTNVTVNTVMPGSTLTEGVETMLNSLYPGENLTVQEAEKRFMKENRPTSIIQRLIRPEEIAHFVTFLSSPLSSAINGAALRADGGLVRSVF is encoded by the coding sequence ATGAAGCTGAATTTACAAGGAAAAACCGCACTGGTGACTGGTTCGACATCTGGGATCGGAAAAGCCATTGCCTCTTCGTTAGCTGAAGAAGGCGCGGCAGTGATTATTAACGGACGCCGGGAAGAGAAAGTGAATCAGACGATAGATGAACTAAAAACACAACATGCTGAAGCGGCCCTTTACCCGGCTGCATTTGATTTGGGAACAGAGGAAGGCTGCAATGAGCTGTTTCAGGCATATCCAGAGGTTGATATTTTGGTCAACAATTTAGGGATTTTTGAACCGGCGGAGTACTTTGATATACCCGATGATGAATGGTTTCGTTTTTTTGAAGTGAATATTATGAGCGGGGTAAGGCTGACACGCAAGTATTTGCATAACATGATAGAGAAAAAAGAAGGGCGTGTGATTTTCATTGCCAGTGAAGCGGCAATTATGCCGTCACAGGAAATGGCCCATTACAGTGCGACGAAAACGATGCAGCTGTCCATTTCCCGCAGTTTGGCGGAGCTGACAACCGGCACGAATGTCACGGTCAACACCGTTATGCCGGGCTCTACTTTAACAGAGGGTGTGGAAACCATGCTGAACTCGCTGTATCCTGGTGAAAACCTGACTGTTCAAGAAGCTGAGAAACGTTTTATGAAAGAGAACCGGCCGACATCCATCATTCAAAGACTGATCCGTCCTGAAGAAATCGCCCACTTCGTGACATTTTTAAGCAGTCCGCTTTCCTCCGCGATCAATGGCGCGGCGCTTCGAGCGGACGGCGGTTTGGTCCGCAGTGTCTTTTAA
- the bglS gene encoding beta-glucanase — protein MPYRMKRVLLLLVTGLFISLSAVTPTASAQTGGSFFDPFNSYNSGLWQKANGYSNGDMFNCTWRANNVSMTSLGEMRLALTSPSYNKFDCGENRSAQTYGYGLYEVRMKPAKNTGIVSSFFTYTGPTDGTPWDEIDIEFLGKDTTKVQFNYYTNGAGNHEKLVDLGFDAANAYHTYAFDWQPNSIKWYVDGQLKHTATSQIPATPGKIMMNLWNGRGVDEWLGSYNGVTPLYAHYDWVRYTKK, from the coding sequence ATGCCTTATCGTATGAAACGAGTGTTATTGCTTCTTGTCACTGGATTGTTTATAAGTTTGTCTGCAGTCACTCCTACTGCCTCGGCTCAAACAGGCGGATCGTTTTTTGATCCTTTTAACAGCTATAACTCCGGTTTATGGCAAAAAGCAAATGGTTATTCGAATGGAGATATGTTCAACTGCACTTGGCGTGCAAATAACGTATCAATGACGTCATTAGGTGAAATGCGTTTGGCGCTAACAAGTCCATCTTATAACAAGTTTGACTGCGGGGAAAATCGCTCTGCTCAAACATATGGCTATGGACTTTATGAAGTCAGAATGAAACCGGCTAAAAACACAGGGATCGTTTCATCATTCTTCACTTACACAGGACCAACAGATGGAACTCCTTGGGATGAGATTGATATCGAATTTTTAGGAAAAGACACAACAAAGGTTCAATTTAACTATTATACAAACGGTGCAGGAAACCATGAGAAGTTGGTAGATCTCGGATTTGATGCAGCCAATGCCTATCATACGTATGCGTTCGATTGGCAGCCAAACTCTATTAAATGGTATGTCGATGGGCAATTAAAACATACTGCAACAAGCCAAATTCCGGCAACACCAGGAAAGATCATGATGAACTTGTGGAATGGTAGGGGTGTCGATGAATGGCTCGGTTCCTACAATGGTGTAACACCGCTTTACGCTCATTACGACTGGGTGCGTTATACAAAAAAATAA
- a CDS encoding TetR/AcrR family transcriptional regulator, with protein sequence MEKRILVETIRLIKQKGFSFTMNDLAAALGTSKRTLYAHYSSKDKLAEAVVEQFIAEMKQMERDIYENESLDVLEKVKQMLISLPQGMDLLNMGLLSELKKYHYDAWLTLDTFIKEEWTVVLELLNECKRQKRIRNINSDLFVHMYIGSINQVYDPEYPLKHQFTTGEVLESIVDVLFHGITADEEADAT encoded by the coding sequence TTGGAAAAAAGAATTTTGGTGGAAACCATACGGCTGATCAAGCAGAAAGGATTTTCATTTACGATGAATGATTTGGCGGCGGCGCTGGGAACAAGCAAGCGGACGCTCTATGCGCATTACTCATCTAAAGATAAGCTCGCGGAAGCGGTTGTTGAACAATTTATCGCAGAGATGAAGCAAATGGAAAGAGACATCTATGAAAATGAAAGCTTAGACGTGCTTGAAAAAGTGAAACAAATGCTGATCAGTCTTCCACAGGGGATGGACCTCTTGAATATGGGATTATTAAGCGAACTGAAGAAATACCATTACGATGCGTGGCTTACATTAGATACGTTTATTAAGGAAGAATGGACGGTTGTCCTTGAATTGTTAAACGAGTGCAAACGGCAAAAGAGAATCAGAAATATCAATTCGGACCTGTTTGTCCACATGTATATAGGAAGCATCAACCAAGTGTATGACCCTGAATACCCGCTCAAACATCAGTTTACGACAGGAGAGGTTCTTGAATCGATTGTAGATGTATTGTTTCACGGCATAACAGCTGATGAGGAGGCTGATGCTACGTGA